The proteins below are encoded in one region of Zootoca vivipara chromosome 10, rZooViv1.1, whole genome shotgun sequence:
- the NUDT5 gene encoding ADP-sugar pyrophosphatase, with the protein MEKEASAEARKTTQESIVKEETIAERKWVKLEQTTYIDPEGQTRVWESVKRTTRQKGVSADGVAVIPVLQRTLHYDCVVLVKQFRPPMGNYCLEFPAGLIDSNETPESAALRELEEETGYKGEILECSPALCLDPGLTNCTSHIATVTINGDIPANLKPKQKPEEGGTLST; encoded by the exons atggaaaaagaagcaTCTGCTGAAGCTCGGAAAACCACCCAAGAATCTATAGTTAAAGAAGAG aCGATTGCAGAAAGAAAATGGGTGAAGCTGGAGCAGACAACTTACATTGATCCTGAAGGTCAAACAAG AGTATGGGAATCTGTGAAGCGTACTACCAGACAAAAGGGGGTTTCTGCTGATG GGGTTGCTGTTATTCCAGTGTTGCAAAGAACTCTTCACTATGACTGTGTTGTCCTAGTGAAGCAATTTAGGCCTCCCATGGGGAACTACTGCTTGGAATTCCCTGCAG GTCTAATTGATAGCAATGAAACCCCAGAAAGTGCTGCTTTACGTGAGCTGGAGGAAGAAACAGGATACAAAGGGGAGATCCTTGAATGCTCTCCAG ctttgtgcttggatcctggATTGACTAACTGTACATCACACATTGCAACAGTCACCATTAATGGAGATATTCCTGCCAATCTGAAGCCCAAACAAAAACCAG AGGAAGGAGGTACGTTGTCTACTTAA